A part of Saccharomonospora amisosensis genomic DNA contains:
- a CDS encoding DinB family protein, producing MPGLVDPVADEREGLLDYLAQQRYVLCLAAYGLTDKQARATPTVSHLSVAGIIKHVAATERGWMNTVLGSGHGDDPAGFALLEGETLADIIGEYERVATDTEDIVAAIDDLGRPVPVPGDVPWFPDDIEAWSVRWVLLHLIEETARHAGHADIIREALDGATAFPLMAAAEGWPPTPWLRPWQPPGYRSNSVGSSR from the coding sequence ATGCCTGGGTTGGTCGATCCGGTCGCCGACGAGCGGGAAGGCCTGCTCGACTACCTGGCGCAGCAACGCTACGTGCTCTGCCTCGCCGCGTACGGCCTCACCGATAAGCAGGCAAGGGCGACACCCACCGTCAGTCACCTCAGTGTCGCCGGGATCATCAAGCACGTAGCGGCCACCGAGCGGGGATGGATGAACACCGTGCTCGGGTCAGGGCACGGTGACGATCCGGCCGGGTTCGCTCTCCTGGAAGGCGAGACCCTTGCCGACATCATTGGCGAGTACGAACGTGTGGCCACCGACACCGAGGACATCGTCGCGGCCATCGACGATCTCGGCCGCCCGGTGCCGGTGCCAGGGGACGTGCCGTGGTTTCCCGACGACATCGAGGCGTGGTCGGTGCGATGGGTGCTGCTGCACCTCATCGAGGAGACCGCGCGGCACGCGGGTCACGCCGACATCATCAGGGAGGCGCTCGACGGCGCCACCGCGTTCCCTCTGATGGCGGCGGCCGAGGGATGGCCCCCGACACCGTGGCTGCGACCGTGGCAACCACCGGGCTACAGGTCGAACAGCGTCGGCTCCTCCAGGTGA
- the pip gene encoding prolyl aminopeptidase: protein MDELYPPISPHEHGMLDVGDGNLVYWEVSGNPDGKPAVVVHGGPGSGSTPLTRRLFNPATYRIVQFDQRGAGRSTPHVGDPGCDMSANTTWHLVADMERLRERLGIQRWLLLGGSWGATLALAYAQRHPCRVSEIVLRGVFSARRRELDWLYNGGAAHLFPDEWERYVALVPPGERADMLAAYWQLVTDQDPTVRERAAVTWSAWEGALVSVQQRQRYLGSYSTPGFAVPFAKIALHYFTNRAWLQEGQLIGEAGRLSAIPGVLVQGRYDLVSPPVTAYELHKAWPGSELVLLDGAGHAVTDPGILPALREATERFATR from the coding sequence ATGGACGAGTTGTACCCACCGATCTCACCGCACGAGCACGGCATGCTCGACGTCGGCGACGGCAACCTCGTGTACTGGGAAGTCAGCGGAAACCCCGACGGCAAACCGGCCGTGGTTGTGCACGGTGGACCAGGCAGCGGCAGCACGCCACTGACCCGCAGGCTGTTCAACCCCGCCACGTACCGGATCGTGCAGTTCGACCAGCGTGGCGCCGGGCGCAGCACCCCCCACGTCGGTGATCCCGGCTGCGACATGTCCGCCAACACCACCTGGCATCTGGTCGCCGACATGGAGCGGCTTCGCGAACGGCTGGGAATCCAGCGGTGGCTGCTGCTCGGCGGCTCCTGGGGCGCCACTCTCGCACTCGCCTACGCGCAGCGGCATCCCTGCCGGGTCAGTGAAATCGTGCTGCGCGGGGTGTTCTCGGCGCGGCGGCGTGAACTCGACTGGCTCTACAACGGCGGCGCCGCCCACCTGTTTCCTGACGAGTGGGAGCGCTACGTCGCTTTGGTACCACCTGGCGAGCGCGCGGACATGCTCGCCGCCTACTGGCAGCTCGTCACCGACCAGGACCCCACCGTGCGGGAGCGGGCCGCGGTGACGTGGAGCGCGTGGGAGGGGGCGCTGGTCTCCGTCCAGCAGCGGCAGCGCTACCTCGGCAGCTACAGCACGCCGGGCTTCGCCGTACCGTTCGCCAAGATCGCCCTGCACTACTTCACCAACCGTGCCTGGCTACAGGAGGGACAGCTGATCGGAGAAGCTGGCAGGCTTTCCGCCATTCCCGGCGTGCTGGTGCAGGGCCGATACGACCTGGTCAGTCCCCCCGTCACCGCCTACGAACTGCACAAGGCATGGCCAGGTTCGGAGCTCGTGCTCCTGGACGGCGCCGGGCACGCCGTCACGGACCCCGGGATCCTTCCCGCGCTGCGTGAGGCCACCGAAAGGTTCGCGACCCGCTGA
- a CDS encoding DUF4326 domain-containing protein, translating into MSERDHWTDPEFELRDEALAGRGVVVNVRKSGPHSHLVPWLVEHDLLTYVGHKGNRHSWPESDFANPFVKEAKHEREAMLRHYREHLEQRPDLLRRLRAGELTGRALGCWCAPKPCHADVLLEYSR; encoded by the coding sequence TTGAGCGAGCGTGACCACTGGACCGACCCCGAGTTCGAGTTGCGCGACGAGGCGCTGGCCGGGCGCGGTGTCGTCGTCAACGTGCGTAAGTCGGGACCACACTCCCACCTCGTCCCGTGGCTTGTCGAGCATGACCTGCTGACCTACGTCGGGCACAAAGGTAACCGGCACTCCTGGCCGGAATCGGACTTCGCCAACCCGTTCGTGAAGGAAGCCAAGCACGAAAGGGAGGCGATGCTGCGGCACTATCGGGAACACCTCGAGCAGCGCCCCGACCTGCTGCGTAGGCTGCGAGCCGGGGAACTCACCGGCAGGGCACTCGGCTGCTGGTGCGCCCCGAAGCCCTGCCACGCCGACGTATTGCTGGAGTACAGCCGGTGA
- a CDS encoding magnesium transporter, with protein sequence MNVLLTALFVCGVVCAWRAARRARGVPGRDRDRRRSLAVVIAIVAVHTVVFTPTAAAQSCEEPNPERPGAGMVGAIDPPATRGEDGSAYLDYSYAGLVWHVYDCDTNPLAMDPETSIDTWVGNQLFNIGKNIVGATNSLHYTVLEGGLLNPIYNAVSTGAEKVYNNVYAQLFGVVALLLAILLFRNIWRGDLSAVSKRALFALGGVWLAASSLALLRYYDEIDNAIVQTTTNIQAGFIDNAADRNVDEVLPTQLHTQVVYNNWLRGEFGSPDAPQAEQFGRPLLDAQAFTWEQMRNGDDADQAVIEDKKQQFKSISTQLGPATGYFTGEDGSRTGVGLLAFLQSLCYALFQLFAKAAVLLAQILVRLFTLTAPLIGLVAIVHHDILRRVGKVLGTVAFNLLVLSVLAGVHALLLQAIFSAGTALSMLTQMVIAGLVTVLLFMVGKPGRRLWQMVEMSVGMVGAAVPSPSGGLFSRFRRHSTEPSPQDEFWRSIQDSDEAEGGARTRGPMGAMSGGRFRPEATVVATAQRLDTKGGSHPATHWRDELGTSTARSALPAGGGALGAFSSYSPGRSPGDYAGGGRSVPAGVPSRKVDTVPITDRGADRADDLDPVVVPSRLGSVGAGERPPAAAGPAPPVSGVGAPQPRRVEPELVAGRPVFVLYRPSRGLEVRDESRDTDRVVR encoded by the coding sequence ATGAACGTCCTGCTGACGGCACTGTTCGTCTGCGGTGTCGTGTGCGCGTGGCGTGCCGCGCGCCGCGCCCGTGGTGTTCCTGGGCGCGACCGCGACAGGCGCCGGTCGCTCGCCGTGGTTATCGCCATCGTCGCCGTGCATACCGTGGTGTTCACGCCGACCGCCGCCGCGCAGAGCTGCGAGGAGCCGAATCCGGAACGGCCGGGCGCGGGCATGGTAGGAGCGATCGATCCGCCAGCCACCCGCGGCGAGGACGGCAGTGCTTACCTCGACTACAGCTATGCCGGGCTGGTGTGGCACGTCTACGACTGCGACACCAACCCGCTGGCGATGGACCCGGAAACCAGCATCGACACGTGGGTGGGCAACCAGCTGTTCAACATCGGCAAGAACATCGTCGGTGCCACGAACTCGCTGCACTACACGGTGCTGGAAGGCGGGTTGCTCAACCCGATCTACAACGCGGTCTCCACCGGCGCCGAAAAGGTCTACAACAACGTCTACGCGCAGCTGTTCGGCGTGGTGGCACTGCTGCTGGCGATCCTGCTGTTCCGCAACATCTGGCGCGGTGATCTCTCCGCCGTCAGCAAACGCGCGCTGTTCGCCCTGGGTGGCGTGTGGTTGGCGGCGTCGTCGCTCGCGCTGCTGCGCTACTACGACGAGATCGACAACGCCATCGTGCAGACCACGACCAACATCCAAGCCGGGTTCATAGACAACGCGGCCGATCGAAACGTTGACGAGGTGCTGCCGACGCAGTTGCACACGCAGGTGGTCTACAACAACTGGTTGCGGGGCGAGTTCGGCTCACCGGACGCGCCGCAGGCCGAGCAGTTCGGCAGGCCGCTGCTGGACGCACAGGCCTTCACCTGGGAGCAGATGCGCAACGGTGACGACGCCGACCAGGCGGTGATCGAGGACAAGAAGCAGCAGTTCAAGAGCATCTCGACACAGCTGGGGCCGGCGACCGGTTATTTCACCGGTGAGGACGGCAGTCGCACCGGCGTTGGGCTGCTCGCCTTCCTGCAGAGCCTGTGCTACGCGCTGTTCCAGTTGTTCGCCAAGGCCGCGGTGTTGCTGGCGCAGATCCTGGTACGGCTGTTCACGCTCACGGCGCCGCTGATCGGCCTTGTCGCCATCGTGCACCACGACATCCTTCGCAGGGTCGGAAAGGTGCTTGGCACCGTCGCGTTCAACCTGCTCGTGCTGTCCGTGCTCGCCGGGGTGCACGCGTTGCTGCTGCAGGCGATCTTCTCGGCGGGCACGGCGCTTTCGATGCTGACGCAGATGGTGATCGCCGGGCTGGTCACGGTCCTGCTCTTCATGGTCGGCAAGCCCGGCAGGCGGTTGTGGCAGATGGTCGAGATGTCGGTGGGCATGGTTGGCGCGGCGGTGCCGTCACCGAGTGGTGGGTTGTTCTCCCGGTTCCGCAGGCACTCCACCGAGCCGAGCCCGCAGGACGAGTTCTGGCGCAGCATCCAGGACAGCGATGAGGCCGAGGGCGGCGCGCGGACACGCGGACCGATGGGGGCCATGTCGGGCGGCCGGTTCCGTCCGGAGGCCACTGTGGTGGCCACGGCTCAACGGCTCGACACCAAAGGCGGGAGCCACCCTGCCACACACTGGCGTGACGAACTGGGCACGAGCACGGCCAGGTCCGCTCTGCCCGCGGGCGGCGGCGCGCTGGGTGCCTTCTCCTCGTATTCTCCGGGCCGGTCGCCGGGCGACTACGCCGGCGGCGGTCGGTCGGTGCCGGCGGGTGTGCCGAGCAGGAAGGTCGACACCGTGCCGATCACTGACCGCGGTGCGGATCGAGCCGATGACCTCGATCCGGTTGTGGTGCCGTCGCGGCTGGGTTCGGTCGGTGCCGGTGAACGGCCACCCGCGGCGGCAGGACCCGCGCCACCCGTTTCGGGAGTCGGCGCACCGCAGCCGCGCCGGGTGGAGCCCGAACTCGTCGCGGGCAGGCCGGTGTTCGTGCTGTACCGCCCTTCACGCGGCCTTGAGGTTCGTGACGAGTCGCGAGACACCGACCGAGTGGTCCGGTAG
- the panB gene encoding 3-methyl-2-oxobutanoate hydroxymethyltransferase, which translates to MSQSHSHSRPGHGHDSSGEQQAPYGSGSSARTETQRKKVRIHHLRELKQRGEPWPMLTAYDMYTAELFDEAGIPVLLVGDSAANNVFGYDTSLPVTVEELIPLVRAVTRSVRHALVVADLPFGSYQLSAEQALATSVRFMKEGRAHAVKLEGGRHFAPHVQALTSAGVPVMGHIGFTPQSEHNLGGYRVQGRGSAGDELLADAIALQEAGAFSVVMEMVPAEVAKRITHELDIPTIGIGAGSDCDAQVLVWQDMVGLRRGKAPRFVKRYADMAGVLSQAAQSFADEVRRGEFPAPEHAFH; encoded by the coding sequence ATGTCGCAATCCCATTCGCACTCCCGGCCTGGGCATGGCCACGACAGCTCGGGCGAACAGCAGGCCCCGTACGGCTCCGGGTCTTCGGCGCGGACGGAAACGCAGCGCAAGAAGGTCCGCATCCATCACCTTCGGGAACTCAAACAACGCGGTGAGCCGTGGCCGATGCTCACCGCGTACGACATGTACACGGCCGAACTGTTCGACGAAGCCGGAATCCCGGTGCTGCTCGTCGGCGACTCGGCGGCCAACAACGTGTTCGGCTACGACACTTCGCTGCCGGTGACGGTTGAAGAGCTGATCCCGCTGGTACGCGCGGTGACACGGTCGGTGCGGCACGCCCTCGTGGTCGCGGATCTGCCGTTCGGCTCCTACCAACTGTCCGCTGAGCAGGCGCTGGCCACTTCGGTGCGGTTCATGAAGGAGGGGCGTGCCCACGCGGTGAAGCTGGAAGGTGGACGCCACTTCGCGCCCCACGTCCAGGCCCTGACCTCGGCGGGCGTGCCGGTGATGGGGCACATCGGTTTCACCCCGCAAAGCGAGCACAATCTCGGCGGCTACCGGGTGCAGGGGCGCGGGTCGGCGGGCGACGAGCTGCTCGCCGACGCGATCGCGCTGCAGGAGGCCGGCGCGTTCTCGGTGGTGATGGAGATGGTTCCCGCGGAGGTCGCCAAGCGCATCACTCACGAGCTGGACATCCCCACCATCGGCATCGGCGCGGGGTCGGACTGCGACGCGCAGGTCCTGGTGTGGCAGGACATGGTAGGCCTGCGCAGGGGCAAGGCACCCCGGTTCGTAAAGCGCTACGCGGACATGGCCGGTGTGCTTTCGCAGGCGGCACAGTCCTTCGCCGACGAGGTGCGGCGCGGGGAGTTCCCCGCACCGGAGCACGCCTTCCACTGA
- a CDS encoding DUF998 domain-containing protein: MLPVLRRSATLAAVRGLTVALLSVGTAAHLGWVLEYFLDTGLSPLHSFPGELSADGQPHREVFRMAEWVAGAAFLLAVPPLLRVAPVHWQGRLTVAVVCVFALLLLLHATFPPDCAPSVSQACRNRDNVSVSHRIHHVTSVLLALQYVVGPATLVLWWRGGWQAIPVLVLAVEFLAWAAMVALGLLGSWRFVGLAARAQLAALTVLLCAGMAYLLTIDRDVRDRWEDVPR, translated from the coding sequence ATGCTCCCGGTGCTGCGCCGCTCCGCCACCCTCGCGGCGGTTCGTGGCCTGACCGTCGCGTTGCTCTCCGTCGGTACCGCCGCCCACCTGGGATGGGTGCTCGAGTACTTCCTCGACACCGGGCTTTCGCCGTTGCACTCCTTCCCCGGTGAGCTCAGCGCGGATGGGCAGCCGCACCGGGAGGTCTTCCGGATGGCCGAATGGGTGGCCGGTGCGGCGTTCCTGCTGGCCGTGCCGCCGCTGTTGCGAGTGGCGCCGGTGCACTGGCAGGGACGGTTGACCGTCGCGGTGGTGTGTGTGTTCGCGCTGCTGTTGCTGCTGCACGCCACGTTTCCGCCCGATTGCGCTCCCTCCGTGAGCCAGGCGTGCCGAAATCGCGACAATGTTTCGGTCTCGCACCGGATCCATCACGTCACCTCGGTGCTGCTGGCGCTGCAGTACGTCGTCGGTCCGGCGACGCTCGTTCTCTGGTGGCGTGGCGGTTGGCAGGCGATACCGGTGCTCGTGTTGGCGGTCGAGTTTCTCGCCTGGGCTGCGATGGTGGCGCTGGGCCTGTTGGGCTCGTGGCGGTTCGTCGGGCTGGCGGCTCGCGCGCAGCTCGCGGCGCTGACCGTGCTGTTGTGCGCGGGTATGGCCTATCTGCTCACGATCGACCGCGATGTGCGTGATCGGTGGGAAGATGTCCCCCGATGA
- a CDS encoding RNB domain-containing ribonuclease, with translation MALAVHTPGAGDFASLRAEFELPDSFSPDVLAEAVAVAGDPADFAGGRVDARDLPLVTVDPPGAKDLDQAVLIERRRTGGFRVHYAIADLAAFVPAGGAIDREARERGQTLYLPDGNVPLHPPELSEGAASLLPGVERLAVLWTIDTDSGGEPVSVHVRRALVRSVERLDYDAVAAAFVAGAPHPSIAALPELGRLRRELAVRRGAVEPQLPEQEITAAEDGGWLLTLRPRHDVEEWNAEISLLTGMAAASIMLEARVGVLRTLPEADDGAIGWLRRSAEALGIEWPRDATVAELLAGLHPARPASLALHAGTTRLLRGAGYTAFDGTAPQLATHAGIGSPYAHVTAPIRRLVDRFATEVCLAVTQGEPVPEWVRAALVELPDLMSASDTRAARVERACLDQVEAWMLAEHVGRTFSAVVLRAEQTRAEVFVENPPVLGRCVGTGFPESGRIAVRLTAVDVERRRVAFERA, from the coding sequence GTGGCGCTCGCGGTCCACACGCCTGGCGCCGGCGACTTCGCTTCGCTGCGCGCCGAGTTCGAGCTGCCGGATTCGTTCTCTCCCGACGTGCTGGCCGAGGCGGTCGCCGTGGCGGGTGACCCCGCCGACTTCGCGGGTGGCCGCGTGGACGCCCGTGACCTGCCGCTGGTGACCGTTGACCCGCCCGGAGCCAAGGACCTCGACCAGGCCGTGCTCATCGAGCGCAGGCGCACGGGCGGCTTTCGGGTGCACTACGCGATAGCGGACCTGGCGGCCTTCGTGCCTGCGGGCGGTGCGATCGACCGGGAGGCTCGCGAGCGAGGGCAGACGCTCTACCTGCCGGACGGCAACGTACCGCTGCACCCTCCTGAGCTTTCGGAAGGAGCCGCGAGTCTGCTTCCCGGCGTGGAACGGCTCGCCGTGCTGTGGACCATCGACACCGACTCCGGCGGCGAACCCGTCTCCGTGCACGTGCGACGGGCCCTGGTGCGATCTGTGGAGCGGCTCGACTACGACGCCGTGGCGGCTGCGTTCGTGGCGGGCGCCCCACACCCGTCGATCGCCGCGCTGCCCGAACTCGGCAGGCTCCGGCGGGAGCTTGCGGTGCGCAGGGGAGCGGTGGAGCCGCAGCTACCGGAACAGGAGATCACCGCAGCCGAGGACGGCGGCTGGCTACTCACGTTGCGGCCCCGCCACGACGTCGAGGAATGGAACGCCGAGATCTCGCTGCTGACGGGTATGGCGGCGGCCTCGATCATGCTCGAGGCGAGGGTGGGGGTGCTACGGACGCTGCCGGAAGCCGACGACGGCGCGATCGGTTGGCTACGCCGCAGCGCCGAAGCACTCGGAATCGAGTGGCCGCGGGACGCCACGGTCGCCGAACTGCTCGCCGGGCTCCACCCGGCCCGGCCCGCTTCGCTGGCGCTGCACGCGGGTACCACCCGGCTGTTGCGTGGTGCGGGCTACACCGCGTTCGACGGCACCGCGCCGCAGTTGGCCACCCACGCGGGCATCGGCAGTCCCTACGCGCACGTGACAGCGCCGATCCGGAGGCTGGTCGACCGGTTCGCCACCGAGGTGTGCCTTGCCGTGACCCAGGGTGAGCCGGTGCCGGAATGGGTGCGTGCCGCGCTGGTGGAGCTGCCCGATCTGATGAGCGCCTCAGACACCCGCGCGGCCAGGGTCGAGCGCGCCTGCCTCGACCAGGTGGAGGCGTGGATGCTGGCCGAGCACGTGGGGCGGACGTTCAGCGCGGTCGTGCTACGTGCCGAGCAGACCCGGGCGGAGGTGTTCGTCGAGAACCCGCCCGTGCTGGGCCGCTGTGTCGGCACCGGGTTCCCGGAAAGCGGCCGGATCGCCGTCCGGCTGACCGCGGTGGATGTCGAGAGGCGGAGGGTTGCCTTTGAGCGAGCGTGA
- a CDS encoding helical backbone metal receptor, which produces MKDDLDADVPLDCPPSRIVSLVPALTEAVAVTAAGLLVGATDYCTHPPGLDVSRVGGSKYPRLDAVLDLRPELVLANSEENRPGDVAALREAGIAVWVMAAPATVAMALNSLRALFTRAFAVPVPDWLVQADRLWRDERPTWARAVVPVWRKPWVVLGRDTFGGDVLRRLGVEHAYADHAERYPRPKLTELREKFDSGEADLLVLPDEPYEFTADDGPDSFPGVPYVLLSGRYLTWYGPSLVAGHAELARSLAAARV; this is translated from the coding sequence GTGAAGGACGACCTCGACGCCGACGTCCCGCTCGACTGTCCACCCAGCCGGATCGTGTCGCTGGTTCCCGCGCTCACCGAGGCGGTCGCCGTCACGGCCGCCGGCCTTCTCGTCGGCGCTACCGACTACTGCACCCACCCACCCGGACTGGATGTGTCGAGGGTGGGCGGTTCGAAGTACCCGCGGCTGGATGCGGTCCTGGACCTGCGTCCCGAACTCGTACTCGCCAACTCCGAGGAGAACCGGCCCGGCGACGTGGCAGCCCTGCGCGAAGCCGGGATCGCGGTGTGGGTGATGGCCGCCCCCGCGACGGTCGCTATGGCCCTGAATTCGCTGCGCGCACTGTTCACGCGAGCGTTCGCGGTGCCTGTGCCGGACTGGCTGGTGCAGGCCGACCGGCTGTGGCGGGACGAGCGGCCAACGTGGGCGCGTGCGGTAGTGCCGGTGTGGCGCAAGCCGTGGGTGGTGCTGGGTAGGGACACCTTCGGCGGTGACGTGCTGCGCAGGCTCGGCGTCGAGCACGCCTACGCAGACCACGCCGAGCGCTACCCGCGGCCGAAGCTCACCGAACTCCGCGAGAAGTTCGACTCCGGCGAGGCGGACCTGCTCGTGCTGCCCGACGAACCCTACGAGTTCACCGCCGACGACGGTCCGGACAGTTTCCCGGGTGTGCCGTACGTGTTGCTGTCAGGCAGGTACCTGACCTGGTACGGGCCATCGCTCGTGGCCGGGCACGCGGAGCTGGCACGCTCCCTCGCCGCGGCTCGGGTGTGA
- a CDS encoding C40 family peptidase translates to MRGGLLVGCVAAAATIVLLAAGSVVIMDSQRRQAQGVTPLSCDAAIGPTQPGERGRGSADAGNLNEEQRGTASLIVSIGKRRDLSPRAWQVAIQAGMTESGLRNLNYGDRDSLGIFQMRPSMGWGTPAQVTDPPYQVNKFFDVLESIPGWESMRPGDAAQAVERSAFPDRYHRWEPMAVHLVENVGEVADATGCGEGMGELLPPNDAAQAAIRFALGERGKPYVWGATGPNSYDCSGLMLRAYESAGITLPRVSRDQYKAGAMLPVEQAQPGDLLFWAYDPSNPSTIHHVAMYLGEGKVVEAQQAGVPVHIRGVAWDEAELVPQAIRPGV, encoded by the coding sequence ATGCGTGGGGGGCTACTGGTGGGCTGCGTCGCCGCGGCGGCCACGATCGTGTTGCTCGCGGCGGGCAGTGTGGTGATCATGGACAGCCAGCGCAGGCAGGCGCAGGGCGTGACACCGCTCAGTTGCGACGCGGCCATCGGACCGACACAGCCGGGTGAACGTGGCCGGGGGTCGGCCGATGCGGGCAACCTCAACGAGGAACAGCGTGGTACCGCGTCGCTGATCGTCTCGATCGGCAAGCGACGCGACTTGTCCCCACGGGCGTGGCAGGTGGCGATCCAGGCCGGGATGACCGAGTCGGGGTTGCGCAACCTGAACTACGGGGATCGTGACTCGCTCGGGATCTTCCAGATGCGGCCGTCGATGGGTTGGGGAACGCCCGCGCAGGTCACCGATCCGCCCTACCAGGTCAACAAGTTCTTCGACGTGCTGGAGTCGATACCTGGCTGGGAGAGCATGCGGCCGGGAGACGCCGCACAGGCTGTCGAGCGATCCGCGTTCCCGGACCGCTACCACCGCTGGGAACCGATGGCGGTGCACCTGGTGGAGAACGTCGGCGAGGTCGCGGACGCCACCGGGTGCGGCGAGGGCATGGGGGAGCTCCTTCCGCCCAACGACGCGGCGCAGGCCGCGATCCGGTTCGCGCTCGGTGAGCGGGGCAAGCCCTACGTGTGGGGTGCGACGGGGCCGAATTCCTACGACTGCTCGGGCTTGATGCTGCGCGCCTACGAGTCGGCGGGGATCACGCTTCCACGCGTGTCCCGTGACCAGTACAAGGCGGGCGCGATGCTGCCCGTTGAGCAGGCGCAGCCGGGGGACCTGCTGTTTTGGGCCTACGACCCGTCGAACCCGAGCACGATCCACCATGTTGCGATGTATCTGGGCGAGGGAAAGGTCGTGGAGGCGCAGCAGGCAGGTGTACCGGTGCACATCAGGGGTGTCGCTTGGGACGAGGCTGAGCTCGTGCCGCAAGCCATCCGACCGGGCGTGTGA